Genomic DNA from Cyanobacterium sp. T60_A2020_053:
TAAACGATCCATTTCCGAACCTAAAGGAGGCTCTAACCTCAAATTAGGATTATAACTTGCCACTGCCTGACTATTTAAAATGAGATGATGCCAATTCACACTGGCGGTAATGGCTAACCCTTCCTCTTTTGCTTTTTTGATCAACTCTACACCCCTAGCGGTGGAAATCCTCATTAAATGGATGGGAGTTTGAGTCAGCGCCCCTAACTCCATTAAAGAGGCAATGGCGATGGTTTCACTAATGGCAGGATTACCTTCTAAGCCCAAAGCGAGGGAATTTTGATCCTCTCTAATTACTCCTTCCCCCCGTAACTGCAAATTACTCGGCACTAAAGCCACAGGTAAATTAAAGGGGCGCGCATATTCCAACAAACGGCGCAATAATAATAGATTGTCCCATGCACGATTATCGGTGAAACCCACCACTCCTGCGGATACCAGCGCCCCCAACTCCGCCATTATCTTGCCTTGCCTACCTTGAGTTAAAGCACCCCAACAGTGAAATTGAGTGGGAAAATCAGCACTGCGAGAACGAATTAACGCCACCACTGCTGGATTATCCATGACAGGATCAGTATTAGGAAGGAGGGCGCTATGGTTGAAACCTCCTGCCTGTGCCGTTTTGTTCAAACTTTCTAGGGTTTCTCTTTCCTCGTAACCCGGTTCACCACTACGGCTATAAATATCTGCTAAACTGGGCGCTAAAATTAAACCCTCCCCCGATAATATCTCGCTATGATGAGGGGCGCTGATACTGGGGTTTATCTCCTTAATGACATCATCTTCCACCCATACATCCGTTATGGTATCTGTGGCGCTAATCGGATCAATTACTCTAACTTGTCGATAAATTTTAGATTTTGCTTGTGCCATCATTCATCCTTAAACTGATGAGAAAAAATGGTTTTCTTCTTTCTCTTTCCGAATTACCATTTTACGCTCATTTTTACCTACTGCAAATGTTATTTTTTGTTAACAAAACAACAAAATGTATTATTTTATACAGAATATTTGTTTAAATATAGGTAAGGAAGGATTAATAAAGAATGGTGTCGTGATGGTAATGGATAATTGACAATTATAAAGTTTTATTATTCCCGTGTAATATATCTAATCCTGTATTTTAACGGCACTTAATAAAAAAAAGCGTGATTTTGCACATTTTTTGATGCTTGTATTAGGTTTTAATCCTTGTGAATCAACATTTCTGAATTATTCATCAAACCCTTAGTAGAAAAAAGTTAGGAGAAAAAATTATGGATACTAAAGCACAAGCCCGTATTTTGATGATGAGTCATCATCATGCCATCAAAAACCGTCAACAATCCATGTTAGGCAGAGTTGCCCAAGAAATCGGCATGGATATTCATTCTTCTGATCATTGGAATGAAATTCAAGGCAAACCAAGTTATAGAGCTCGTAAGAATTATGATCGCTCCAATGCTACTCTAAGCTAGTTAGGTAATGGGTAATGATAAGGCTTTATCATCTCACCATAGTATTCATTATTTTGTTTTTTTTAAAACTCCTATGAGGGGTTAAGAAGTATTGGCAAATACGGAGAGAGAGGGATTCGAACCCTCGGTGGAGCTATAAACCCCACAACTTCTTAGCAGGAAGCCGCTTTCAACCGCTCAGCCATCTCTCCAATCGTACTAAACAATTATAGCAAAGTTATCTTTTTTTTGGCAAGACTAATTACTTTTTTTTTGGCTTTTCTCTTTTCTGATAATATTATGATTAAAGCCCATAAAGGATTGTGATAGTATTTTCAAAATGTTAGAGATCAAAAATTTAGTTAAATTTTACGGTAGTAATCGAGTTTTAGATAACCTAAATTTAACAGTCAAAGAAGGTGAAATTTATGGTCTTTTAGGTGCTAATGGCGCAGGGAAAACTACCACTATTAATATTATTTGTGGTTTGTTAAATTATGATGATGGTATTGTTAAAATAAATCAAGAAAATCTATCTCTTAAATCAAAATATTGGTTAGGGGTAGCACCTCAAGAAAATTTACTTTATTCTCAGTTAAGTTGTCTGGAAAATCTGAGCTTTTTTGGTAAAATCTATGGTCTTAAAGGCACTCAATTAAAAAGTGCTATTCATGCTAGTTTAGAAGGGGTTAATCTCTCGGCGAGGGGCGCTGATGCCGTAGAAAATCTCAGTGGTGGAATGCAGAGGAGAATTAATATTGCTGTGGCATTGGTTCATTCCCCTAAATTGCTAATATTAGATGAGCCTACTACAGGCTTAGACATTGAGGCTCGTTATGAAATTTGGCAGTTAATTCTTCATCTCAAAAGTCAAGGTATGACAATTTTATTAACCACTCACTTACTAGATGAAGCCCAAAAATTGTGTGACCGTATTGGTATTCTTAAACAAGGTAAAATTGTAGCGGAAGGGGCGCTGGATCAGTTACGTCAATTAGTTCCAGCCCAAGAAATAATTTTGGTAAAAACTGATGATGAAGAAAAGGCAATTATGATGGCTAAAAAACATGGTTTTGGTCATCGTTTTTATGCTGGTGAGTTAGCATTTTTGTTACCTGAATCCATGAGTTTAGAAAATATTATTCGCTGTTTTGATGGGCTTACCCTAACCTCAGTTACCAAACAAGTTGTCAACCTTGACCATATTTACTTAGAGGTTACTAAAAATTAGGGCGCTATTTCTACCACATTCGGGCTAGAAGCCCAATATACTGATTATACTTCGCCCCACACCCACCGTGTAATGAATTACACGGCTAATGAGTTTACGTTCAATAAATTGAACTAAGGTTATTTTAGCGTTGCTGATTTAAGCTATGAAAATAAAAATCTCATAATCTCAAATATTGGTTATTTAATCATTTACTGATCGGTATTAAATACAAATTATCTTTGAAATCAGCAACGCCGTTATTTTTAATTGATTTATAATTAATCCAGCGAACTTGATATTAAATATGTATTGGCTTATAGATACGACACATTAAGATAAAACCTCATAATTGTCCATTATCCATTGTCCATTATCAATTCCTAAATACCTAGTCTTTCAAAAACTTGATCTAAATTCTTCAGATGCTGATTAGGATCAAAACAAGTATTTATTTCCGATGGTGATAGATTTTCTTTGATGTCCTTGTGATTTTCAATCAACTGTCGGAAGTTACCTTCGGTGGTATTCCATGCTTGATGGGCGCACTCCTGCACAATACGATACGCTTCCTCTCGACTCATACCCTTTGCCACCAATGCTAATAATACTTTTTGAGAAAAAATAACTCCTCCGTAAACATTCATGTTACGAAGCATATTTTCAGGATAAACCAGTAAATTTTGAATCAAATTAGTGGTTTCTTTGAGCATAAAATGAATCAAAATGCAAGTATCAGGTAAAATCACCCTTTCTACTGAACTATGAGAAATATCTCTTTCATGCCATAGGGCAACATTTTCCAGCGCTGCCACTGCATTACCTCGAATGATGCGCGCCATACCCGTAATTCTTTCACTACGAATGGGATTACGTTTGTGAGGCATAGCAGATGAGCCTTTTTGACCTTTAGAAAAATATTCTTCCACTTCTAATACATCCGTGCGCTGAAGGTTGCGGATTTCTACAGCAAATCGTTCTAAAGAAGCGCCCACCAACGCAATCTGTTGCACAAACTCGGCATGACGATCTCTGGAAATTACCTGCGTGGAAGCGGTATCAGGTTCTAAGCCTAAAATTTGACAAGCGATGGCTTCAATGCGAGGATCGATATTGGCATAAGTACCCACAGCGCCCGAAATCTGCCCTACAGCGACATCCTGACGTAATCTCACCAAACGCTCTCGGTTACGGCGCATTTCTGCCAACCATCCTGCCAATTTAAAACCGAAGGTAATGGGCTCACCATGGATACCGTGAGAACGACCCACCATGATAGTATAACGGTGTTGTTGTGCTTGGTAGCGAATCGCTTGGATAGTTTCTTCCACCGCTTCGAGAATGAGATTTAAACTAGCGACCATTTGCAAAGCGAGGGCAGTATCTAGCATATCCGAGCTAGTCATGCCTAAGTGAATATAGCGCCCGGCATCTCCCACATATTCGTTAACATTGGTCAAAAAAGCGATGACATCGTGGCGCACTTCCGCTTCAATTTCTAAGACTCGGTTAACATCAAAATTGGCTTTAGCTTTAATTTCTTCTACGGCTTCGGGGGGGATATTTCCTAATTGGGCTTGGGCTTCACATACGGCAATTTCTACCTGTAACCATGTTTTTAAGCGGTAGTTATCAGTCCAAATTTCACCCATTTCTGGG
This window encodes:
- a CDS encoding adenylosuccinate lyase; translated protein: MIERYTLPEMGEIWTDNYRLKTWLQVEIAVCEAQAQLGNIPPEAVEEIKAKANFDVNRVLEIEAEVRHDVIAFLTNVNEYVGDAGRYIHLGMTSSDMLDTALALQMVASLNLILEAVEETIQAIRYQAQQHRYTIMVGRSHGIHGEPITFGFKLAGWLAEMRRNRERLVRLRQDVAVGQISGAVGTYANIDPRIEAIACQILGLEPDTASTQVISRDRHAEFVQQIALVGASLERFAVEIRNLQRTDVLEVEEYFSKGQKGSSAMPHKRNPIRSERITGMARIIRGNAVAALENVALWHERDISHSSVERVILPDTCILIHFMLKETTNLIQNLLVYPENMLRNMNVYGGVIFSQKVLLALVAKGMSREEAYRIVQECAHQAWNTTEGNFRQLIENHKDIKENLSPSEINTCFDPNQHLKNLDQVFERLGI
- a CDS encoding ABC transporter ATP-binding protein; its protein translation is MLEIKNLVKFYGSNRVLDNLNLTVKEGEIYGLLGANGAGKTTTINIICGLLNYDDGIVKINQENLSLKSKYWLGVAPQENLLYSQLSCLENLSFFGKIYGLKGTQLKSAIHASLEGVNLSARGADAVENLSGGMQRRINIAVALVHSPKLLILDEPTTGLDIEARYEIWQLILHLKSQGMTILLTTHLLDEAQKLCDRIGILKQGKIVAEGALDQLRQLVPAQEIILVKTDDEEKAIMMAKKHGFGHRFYAGELAFLLPESMSLENIIRCFDGLTLTSVTKQVVNLDHIYLEVTKN
- a CDS encoding dihydroorotase — translated: MMAQAKSKIYRQVRVIDPISATDTITDVWVEDDVIKEINPSISAPHHSEILSGEGLILAPSLADIYSRSGEPGYEERETLESLNKTAQAGGFNHSALLPNTDPVMDNPAVVALIRSRSADFPTQFHCWGALTQGRQGKIMAELGALVSAGVVGFTDNRAWDNLLLLRRLLEYARPFNLPVALVPSNLQLRGEGVIREDQNSLALGLEGNPAISETIAIASLMELGALTQTPIHLMRISTARGVELIKKAKEEGLAITASVNWHHLILNSQAVASYNPNLRLEPPLGSEMDRLALVEGIKTGVIDMIAVDHTPYTYEEKTVAFAEAPSGAIGYELILPLLWHNLIMTKQLSPVQLWRALSLKPLEFLRQNFIPIQEGKKAEFIIFDPLKEWQVIPSQLQSKSYNTYGLNQKIQGRIVKV